The Pecten maximus chromosome 12, xPecMax1.1, whole genome shotgun sequence genome includes a region encoding these proteins:
- the LOC117339032 gene encoding protein lifeguard 1-like, protein MNCYDSSPGGIVGGVVGGLFGLGTLIALIVVCVCCRRRQANAGTVFGNRSTTAVTMVTQQNTAYPAGQSGYPQPVVGQAGYPAAPMGQYGTPTPVGNYPTSPQQQPYPVGTQAYPQQAYPQQAPAYNPGNAYDPNTAPMAGGGPQINQGFQPPPSYDSVTTEKQ, encoded by the exons ATGAATTG CTACGACTCCAGCCCTGGAGGGATAGTTGGCGGTGTTGTGGGAGGCCTGTTCGGCCTGGGCACACTAATAGCTTTGATCGTGGTCTGTGTGTGTTGTCGCAGGAGGCAGGCTAACGCGGGAACGGTGTTCGGTAACAGATCGACCACGGCTGTTACTATGG TCACCCAGCAAAATACGGCATACCCCGCGGGGCAGTCCGGCTACCCCCAGCCAGTGGTAGGACAAGCTGGCTATCCTGCCGCTCCCATGGGACAGTATGGCACTCCGACCCCTGTGGGAAATTACCCAACTTCGCCTCAACAACAACCTTATCCCGTGGGAACACAGGCCTACCCACAACAGGCCTACCCACAACAGGCCCCAGCCTACAATCCTGGTAATGCGTATGACCCCAATACGGCCCCGATGGCAGGGGGAGGCCCGCAAATCAACCAAGGGTTCCAGCCTCCTCCATCATATGATTCTGTTACCACAGAAAAGCAGTAA